The Effusibacillus lacus genome includes the window CCAACTGGAAGACGAAGTGGTCGAGCAAAAGATCGAAGAATTTAAGTCCCAACCTGTAAGGGTCTCTGAAGACACCCAACTAGTTGAGTTTCCCTTTTCTTACCGGCTGCCCCAGTGGCTGCCCGTATCAACACATGCAATCCGTTACTACGTCAGACCCAAGATGTATCCCAGCCGGATCTCTACTCACTGCGTGGAAGACTCTTTGGAAATGGAAGCTATCATCGTTCAACCAAACCAGGAGCAGATGACACTGTTGAAGGCGTTAAGCGAACTGGGATATCATGAAAAATTGGACTCCCGTTACTGGAATGGCCGTGTGCAGGAGTTTGATTTTGTGGCCGGCAAAGAGAACGATTCGGATGTTCGGGAACTGACGGTTCAATTTTATCAGGCAAATGGCCTGGTAAGGACTGAATTGCGGGTTGAAGGTCGGGATCCTGTTCCAATCGACATCCATAAAGAGATTGACATTGCCGTTTCTTTGAGAAATGCGCTGCAAATAGACATCTGACAAAACTGGGGAAGGTCCAAGCGATCTTCCCCAGTTTTGCAATCTATCTCCATTCCCTTGCAAAGATTCCCGTCGCTCCGCCGGTGTGCCAGAAGAGAACCCG containing:
- a CDS encoding sporulation protein produces the protein MLNNSMAELGSDHPEIVLKLDRNLIPAGEMLTGSFMLWREIAERADNTIDVEFVLQAQLEDEVVEQKIEEFKSQPVRVSEDTQLVEFPFSYRLPQWLPVSTHAIRYYVRPKMYPSRISTHCVEDSLEMEAIIVQPNQEQMTLLKALSELGYHEKLDSRYWNGRVQEFDFVAGKENDSDVRELTVQFYQANGLVRTELRVEGRDPVPIDIHKEIDIAVSLRNALQIDI